Below is a genomic region from Streptomyces sp. RPA4-2.
CGGGGGTTCTTGGTGCCGCCGACCCGGACGACGTCGAGGTCCGGCGGATGGCTGCACCAGTCCGTCGCGCCGGCCAGGGCGCCGGGGACGGTGACCGCGACGGCCTCGGTGAGCGAGGGCACGAGCGACACGACCCGTGGTCCGCCGGTGCTCGTCCTCCCGCTCATGGGCGCGTCCCCGCTGTCGTGATCAGCGGGGACGAGGTGACCGCGGCGCTTTCGAAGACGTGACGGGAGGTTCCGGACATGGCGCCAGTATCGCAGTGCCACCCGGCCCGGATCCGCGCGGAAGGGTCAGCGCCTGCCGAAGCCGTGGCGCTCCTCCACCGCCTCGATGTGGTCGGCGACCTCGACCACGATCACCCGGGTGTCCGGCACGGTGGCGCGCCACCGATGGCGCACTCCGCCCGTGAGGTACAGCGTGTCGCCGCGCCCCAGACGGTGCGCGCGGCCCTCGGCCTCGACCTCGACGGCGCCGTCGGCGACGTACATCAACTTGTCGTTGCGGTGCTGGAGTTCGCGGCCCTCCTCGTGGTCACCGACGAACTCCGTGGCGTGCAACTGGTGGTGACCGCGCACCAGGGGGCGCGTGCGGGCTTCGGAAGCGCAGCCGGCACCGTCGTCGGCGCGCACGACATCGACGCTGCACGCCGGGTCG
It encodes:
- a CDS encoding helix-turn-helix domain-containing protein, which codes for MGDHKEQPLRVGAAVRRRRRALELTLAVVAARSGLSVPFLSQVENERARPSRSSLERVADALGTTAVELLAAADPACSVDVVRADDGAGCASEARTRPLVRGHHQLHATEFVGDHEEGRELQHRNDKLMYVADGAVEVEAEGRAHRLGRGDTLYLTGGVRHRWRATVPDTRVIVVEVADHIEAVEERHGFGRR